A portion of the Macaca thibetana thibetana isolate TM-01 chromosome 9, ASM2454274v1, whole genome shotgun sequence genome contains these proteins:
- the TLX1 gene encoding T-cell leukemia homeobox protein 1, whose amino-acid sequence MEHLGPHHLHPGHAEPISFGIDQILNSPDQGGCMGPASRLQDGEYGLGCLVGGAYTYGGGGSAPGAGAGGAGAYGTGGPGGPGGPGGPGGPAGGGGACSMGPLAGSYNVNMALAGGPGPGGGGSSSGGAGALSAAGVIRVPAHRPLTGAVAHPQPLATGLPTVPSVPAMPGVNNLTGLTFPWMESNRRYTKDRFTGHPYQNRTPPKKKKPRTSFTRLQICELEKRFHRQKYLASAERAALAKALKMTDAQVKTWFQNRRTKWRRQTAEEREAERQQANRILLQLQQEAFQKSLAQPLPADPLCVHNSSLFALQNLQPWSDDSTKITSVTSVASACE is encoded by the exons ATGGAGCACCTGGGACCGCACCACCTCCACCCGGGCCACGCAGAGCCCATCAGCTTCGGCATCGACCAGATCCTCAACAGCCCAGACCAGGGTGGCTGCATGGGGCCCGCCTCGCGCCTCCAGGACGGAGAATACGGCCTTGGCTGCTTGGTTGGAGGCGCCTACACTTACGGCGGCGGGGGCTCCGCGcccggggctggggctggaggcgCGGGGGCCTATGGCACTGGAGGTCCGGGCGGCCCCGGAGGCCCCGGCGGCCCCGGAGGCCCGGCAGGCGGCGGCGGCGCCTGCAGCATGGGTCCGCTGGCCGGCTCCTACAACGTGAACATGGCCTTGGCGGGCGGCCCCGGTCCTGGCGGCGGCGGTAGCAGCAGCGGCGGTGCGGGGGCACTCAGCGCTGCGGGGGTGATCCGGGTGCCGGCACACAGGCCGCTCACCGGAGCCGTGGCCCACCCCCAGCCGCTGGCCACCGGCTTGCCCACCGTGCCCTCTGTGCCTGCCATGCCAGGCGTCAACAACCTCACTGGCCTCACCTTCCCCTGGATGGAGAGTAACCGCAGATACACAAAGGACAGGTTCACAG GTCACCCCTATCAGAACCGGACGCCCCCCAAGAAGAAGAAGCCGCGTACGTCCTTCACACGCCTGCAGATCTGCGAGCTGGAGAAGCGCTTCCACCGCCAGAAGTACCTGGCCTCGGCCGAGCGCGCCGCCCTGGCCAAGGCGCTCAAAATGACCGACGCGCAGGTCAAAACCTGGTTCCAGAACCGGCGGACAAAGTGGAG ACGGCAGACTGCGGAGGAACGGGAGGCCGAGAGGCAGCAAGCGAACCGCATCCTCCTGCAGTTGCAGCAGGAGGCCTTCCAGAAGAGCCTGGCACAGCCGCTGCCCGCCGACCCTCTGTGCGTGCACAACTCATCGCTCTTCGCCCTGCAGAATCTGCAGCCGTGGTCTGACGACTCGACCAAAATCACTAGCGTCACGTCGGTGGCGTCGGCCTGCGAGTGA